DNA from Halogeometricum sp. S1BR25-6:
GGGAATCGCTTCGGACACACCGTGTTTCCGGTGAACCAGTTCCTCCGTTTCGACTGGACCTACCCCCGGGTGTGAGGCCGTTCACCGGAAACGTGGTGTGTGTGTCGCACCGTCAGATGACAAGCCATTTCACCGGAAACGTGGTGTCCTGTAGTATGCCGAACGCCAGCGACGACCTCTTCACCCGGGAGGACCCCATCTTCGCCAACAAGGAACTCCTCGAGATAAACCACCTGCCGGGCGAGGGACGCATCGTCGGCCGCGACGACGAGATATCCAACCTCGCGACGGCGGTCAACCCCGCCATCTTCGGGCAGAGTCCGAGCAACGTCCTCATCTACGGGAAGACGGGGACCGGCAAGTCGCTCTGTGCGAAGTACGTCTCACAGCGTCTCGTCGAAACCGCGAGTGAGGAAGCCGTGAAAGCGACCTTCGCCTACGTGGACTGCGCGCAGGACACGACCGAGACCCAGGCGGTCCAGACTATCGCCGACAGCGTCAACCGCTCGGAGGTAACCGGAATCAAGGTCCCCGACAAGGGTCTCAGCACGTCGACGTACTACAAGCGCCTCTGGCGCATCCTCGACGCGCAGTACGACGTCGTCCTCATCATCCTCGACGAGATAGACAAACTGAGCGACGACGACATCCTGATGCAACTCTCGCGCGCGGGCGAGGCCGGGAAGATAGACCAGTGCAAACTGGGCGTCATCGGGATCAGCAACAAGATACAGTACAAAGACCGGATGGACGAACGGGTCAAATCGAGCCTCTGCGAACGCGAGTTCGTCTTTCCGCCGTACGACGCGAACCAACTCCGCGACATCATGGACGCCCGCAGCGACGCCTTCCGCGACGGCGTGTTGGACGCCTCAACGATTCCGCGGGCCGCGGCGCTCGCCGCCCGCGAACACGGCGACGCGCGGAAAGCAATCGACATCCTCCGGTACGCCGGCGAGATAGCGCAATCGACGGCCGCTCCGACGGTCCGCGAGGAGTTCGTCACGCAGGCGCGCGAACGGGCGGAGACCGACCGCTTCCGGGAACTCATCCGCGGGTCGACGCCGCACTCCCGGTACGTCCTCCAAGCGCTTGCGATGCTGTCGCTCTCGAACGACCGCAAGGACGGCTTCAGAACCAGTCGAGTCTACGAGGTGTACGAAAACATCTGCACGGGTCAGGGCTCCGATAGCCTGTCACTCAGACGGGTCCGCGACCTCCTGAAAGAACACGCGTTCCTCGACATCATCGAGCAGTCGAAACACAGCGGTGGGAGCGCCGAAGGGAGCTACACGAAACACCAGTTGCTCGAAGACCCGCAGGTCGTCAGAGACGTACTGACCGAAAACGTCGAGTCGTGAGCCGTCCGAAGGGCACGAGGCACGAGTGCGCAGTCGAACGCGCTCACTGGTCGCCGGGCGGTGTCGGGCCGAAGCGCAGCGGGGTCCGAAGGGCGGGTCGAC
Protein-coding regions in this window:
- a CDS encoding Cdc6/Cdc18 family protein; the protein is MPNASDDLFTREDPIFANKELLEINHLPGEGRIVGRDDEISNLATAVNPAIFGQSPSNVLIYGKTGTGKSLCAKYVSQRLVETASEEAVKATFAYVDCAQDTTETQAVQTIADSVNRSEVTGIKVPDKGLSTSTYYKRLWRILDAQYDVVLIILDEIDKLSDDDILMQLSRAGEAGKIDQCKLGVIGISNKIQYKDRMDERVKSSLCEREFVFPPYDANQLRDIMDARSDAFRDGVLDASTIPRAAALAAREHGDARKAIDILRYAGEIAQSTAAPTVREEFVTQARERAETDRFRELIRGSTPHSRYVLQALAMLSLSNDRKDGFRTSRVYEVYENICTGQGSDSLSLRRVRDLLKEHAFLDIIEQSKHSGGSAEGSYTKHQLLEDPQVVRDVLTENVES